One Gammaproteobacteria bacterium DNA segment encodes these proteins:
- a CDS encoding GTP-binding protein, whose amino-acid sequence MSKEKFERTKPHVNVGTIGHVDHGKTTLTAALTKVMADKFGGETKAYDQIDSAPEERARGITIATAHVEYESPNRHYAHVDCPGHADYVKNMITGAAQMDGAILVVSAADGPMPQTREHILLSRQVGVPYILVYMNKADMVDDAELLELVEMEIRELLDTYEFPGDDTPIVTGSALKALEGDTSDIGVPSIEKL is encoded by the coding sequence GTGTCCAAAGAAAAATTTGAACGAACGAAACCGCATGTGAATGTAGGAACGATCGGTCACGTCGATCACGGTAAGACGACGTTAACGGCGGCGTTAACCAAGGTGATGGCTGATAAATTCGGCGGGGAGACGAAGGCGTACGATCAAATCGACAGCGCCCCGGAAGAACGAGCACGCGGAATCACGATTGCTACGGCGCACGTAGAGTATGAATCTCCCAACCGCCACTACGCCCACGTAGACTGCCCCGGACACGCGGACTATGTAAAGAACATGATCACAGGTGCGGCGCAAATGGACGGAGCGATCCTGGTGGTATCCGCGGCTGACGGTCCGATGCCACAAACGCGGGAGCACATACTGCTGTCCCGCCAGGTTGGTGTACCGTACATACTGGTGTACATGAACAAAGCGGACATGGTGGATGACGCCGAGCTGCTGGAACTGGTAGAAATGGAGATCCGCGAACTGCTGGACACCTATGAATTTCCAGGCGACGACACCCCGATTGTAACGGGTTCAGCACTGAAAGCCTTGGAAGGGGATACCTCTGATATTGGCGTACCGTCCATTGAGAAGCT